A window of the Linepithema humile isolate Giens D197 chromosome 4, Lhum_UNIL_v1.0, whole genome shotgun sequence genome harbors these coding sequences:
- the LOC105669185 gene encoding probable phospholipid-transporting ATPase IIB isoform X2: METQSNVIRMSKEDIPLISKPRNDSSWSRCCTWMWRRCCRERELRARVIHIGQPMHEKFPTNVIRNQKYNVVTFLPLVLFQQFKFFLNLYFLLMAISQFIPDIRIGYLYTYWGPLCFVLTVTIFREGIDDFRRYKRDKEVNAQKYYRLVKGFDTPELVPSSKLRVGDLVIVEKGQRVPADLVLLRTTEKSGACFVRTDQLDGETDWKLRLAVPATQKLESNSQLFDIKASLYVEKPQKDIHSFIGTFSRYDGYSSEESLGVDNTLWANTAVASGSALGVVVYTGQETRSLMNHSEIRSKVGLLDQEINQLTKVLFCAVIGLALVMMCLKGFNGPWYRYMFRFVLLFSYIIPISLRVNLDMGKAFYAWCIQRDKDIAGTVVRTTTIPEELGRISYLLSDKTGTLTQNIMVFKKLHLGTISYGQETFDEVTSVLKTYYPTDTENSPVKPAPSTHSGKVRRSENTRIYDAVHALALCHNVTPVYDEVNNKSSNLDSMSVQTVETGDTGSIQSQTEADQHYYLPEQKRNYQASSPDEVALVKWTEEIGLALVKRDLNSMQLKALNGQILNYTILQIFPFTSETKRMGIIVREESSSEIVFYLKGADVVMSGIVQYNDWLDEVCENMAREGLRTLVVAKKNLTEDQYLDFEARYNAARMSVSDRVSRVTAVVESLEREMELLCVTGVEDRLQDRVRPTLEQLRNAGIKIWMLTGDKLETATCIAKSSRLVSRTQGLHVFKSVVTRTDAHLELNTFRKKQDCALVISGDSLEVCLQYYEQEFLELACGSPAVVCCRCSPTQKAEVVSLIQRHTGKRTAAVGDGGNDVSMIQAADAGIGLEGLEGRQASLAADFSISQFSHLANLLLVHGRRSYKRSAALSQFVIHRGLIISTMQAVFSAVFYLSSVALYQGFLMVGYATIYTMFPVFSLVLDKDVSGKIALTYPELYKELSKGRSLSYKTFFMWVLISIYQGGVIMYGALIMFEDEFIHIVAISFSALVLTELIMVALTIRTWHHIMILAEIFSLALYLLSLVVLKDYFDAEFIKTTDFLWKVLVITLVSCMPLYILKFLRKKFSPPSYTKLS, encoded by the exons atgGAGACGCAGAGCAATGTTATAAGGATGTCCAAGGAAGACATTCCGCTAATATCCAAGCCACGAAATGACAGTTCTTGGTCAAG ATGTTGTACTTGGATGTGGAGAAGATGTTGCAGAGAACGGGAGTTAAGAGCCAGGGTGATCCACATTGGACAACCCATGCATGAAAAGTTTCCCACTAATGTTATAAGAAATCAAAAATACAATGTTGTTACTTTTTTGCCTTTG GTCCTCTTTCAGCAGTTTAAATTCTTCTTGAATTTATACTTTCTGCTTATGGCTATATCTCAATTTATACCAGACATAAGGATAGggtatttatacacatattgGGGACCATTGTGCTTTGTTTTAACTGTAACAATTTTCCGTGAAGGTATTGATGATTTTAGAAGATACAAGAGAGACAAGGAAGTCAatgcacaaaaatattatagattagTGAAGGGTTTTGATACACCAGAATTAGTACCAAGTTCCAAATTACGAGTTGGTGACTTG GTAATAGTAGAGAAGGGTCAAAGAGTACCAGCTGATTTAGTATTATTACGCACAACTGAAAAATCTGGTGCGTGTTTTGTGCGGACTGATCAATTGGATGGAGAAACGGATTGGAAATTACGATTAGCAGTGCCTGCAACGCAAAAATTGGAAAGCAATTcacaattatttgatattaaagcTAGTTTATATGTTGAAAAACCTCAAAAAGACATACATAGCTTTATTGGCACTTTTTCAAGG TACGATGGATATAGCAGCGAAGAAAGCTTGGGTGTGGACAATACATTATGGGCGAATACAGCTGTGGCGTCGGGTTCTGCTCTTGGTGTTGTTGTTTATACCGGCCAGGAAACACGATCTTTAATGAATCATTCGGAAATCAGATCAAAAGTTGGTTTGCTGGATCAAGAGATCAATCAATTGACAAAG GTACTATTTTGTGCAGTAATAGGACTCGCCCTTGTAATGATGTGTCTGAAAGGATTCAACGGACCTTGGTATCGTTACATGTTCCGTTTTGTTTTGCTATTTTCCTATATCATACCGATCAGTTTGAGAGTAAATCTGGATATGGGCAAGGCGTTTTACGCATGGTGCATACAAAGAGATAAAGATATCGCCGGTACAGTTGTAAGGACAACTACTATTCCGGAAGAACTCGGACGTATATCATATTTGCTGAGCGATAAGACCGGCACattaacacaaaatataatGGTATTCAAGAAGTTGCATCTGGGCACTATATCTTATGGCCAGGAAACGTTCGACGAAGTGACGTCGGTATTAAAGACTTATTATCCGACTGACACAGAAAATTCCCCGGTGAAACCGGCGCCATCGACGCACAGTGGAAAAGTTCGAAGATCCGAGAACACCCGGATTTACGACGCCGTGCACGCTTTAGCGCTGTGCCACAATGTAACTCCAGTGTACGACGAGGTAAATAACAAATCCTCGAATCTGGACTCGATGAGTGTGCAAACGGTAGAAACCGGAGACACAGGTTCCATTCAGAG TCAAACGGAAGCGgatcaacattattatttgccGGAGCAGAAGCGTAATTATCAAGCTTCAAGTCCAGACGAAGTGGCTCTGGTGAAGTGGACGGAAGAAATAGGATTGGCTCTCGTCAAACGGGATCTTAATTCGATGCAGTTGAAGGCTCTGAACGgtcaaatattgaattatactATACTGCAAATATTCCCTTTCACGTCGGAAACCAAGCGAATGGGTATAATCGTGAGGGAGGAGTCCAGCTCTGAGAttgtattttacttaaaagGTGCCGATGTTGTGATGTCTGGTATTGTACAATATAACGATTGGCTGGATGAGGTGTGTGAAAATATGGCGCGTGAAGGTCTCAGAACACTGGTTGTGGCAAAGAAAAATCTGACTGAAGACCAGTATCTTGATTTCGAAGCAAG GTACAATGCGGCGAGGATGAGCGTCAGCGATCGTGTCTCGAGAGTTACCGCGGTGGTGGAAAGTCTCGAGAGAGAAATGGAACTGTTGTGCGTGACCGGAGTCGAAGACAGGCTGCAAGACAGGGTGAGACCCACGCTGGAACAATTGAGGAACGCTGGAATAAAGATATGGATGTTAACTGGCGATAAACTGGAAACTGCGACATGTATAGCGAAATCCTCGCGCTTGGTTTCACGCACACAAGGACTGCACGTCTTCAAATCTGTCGTGACGCGCACTGACGCCCACTTGGAACTGAACACGTTTCGCAAGAAGCAAGATTGTGCCTTAGTTATCAGCGGCGATTCTCTGGAGGTGTGCTTGCAATATTATGAACAGGAATTTCTGGAACTTGCTTGCGGTTCACCCGCTGTCGTTTGCTGCCGATGTTCTCCCACGCAGAAAGCCGAAGTTGTCAGTCTTATACAGAGACACACCGGCAAGAGAACAGCAGCTGTCGGCGATGGTGGTAATGATGTCTCCATGATACAAGCTGCAGACGCTG GTATTGGTCTTGAGGGTCTTGAGGGAAGACAGGCATCGCTAGCTGCAGATTTTTCAATCTCTCAGTTTAGTCATCTcgctaatttattattagtccACGGCAGAAGAAGCTATAAACGCTCGGCTGCATTGAGTCAGTTTGTTATACACCGCGGTCTGATAATTTCCACTATGCAAGCTGTATTCTCCGCAGTCTTTTATTTGTCTTCGGTTGCCTTATATCAAGGTTTTCTTATGGTAGG atatgctacaatatatacaatgtTTCCCGTCTTTTCCTTGGTATTGGACAAAGATGTGTCGGGAAAAATTGCGCTTACCTATCCAGAGCTTTATAAAGAGCTTAGTAAGGGCCGTTCGCTGtcgtataaaacattttttatgtgggttttaataagtatatatcaAG gaGGAGTAATCATGTATGGTGCACTTATAATGTTCGAAGACGAATTCATTCATATAGTGGCCATCAGTTTTTCGGCATTAGTTTTGACAGAATTGATAATGGTTGCTTTAACGATTAGAACTTGGCATCATATAATGATACTGGCAGAAATCTTCTCTCTAgcgctttatttattatcgttgGTCGTTCTTAAGGATTACTTCG ATGCTGAATTTATTAAGACAACAGACTTCTTATGGAAAGTGTTGGTGATAACATTAGTCTCATGCATGCCGCTGTACATCTTGAAGTTTTTGAGGAAGAAGTTTTCGCCTCCTAGTTATACTAAATTATCCTAA
- the LOC105669185 gene encoding probable phospholipid-transporting ATPase IIB isoform X1 — translation MRLEEMPLRLSSEERDFEMDDDETDYLLQPSEDSIKQLTSRRRHISDCSKYLKNCLCGCCTWMWRRCCRERELRARVIHIGQPMHEKFPTNVIRNQKYNVVTFLPLVLFQQFKFFLNLYFLLMAISQFIPDIRIGYLYTYWGPLCFVLTVTIFREGIDDFRRYKRDKEVNAQKYYRLVKGFDTPELVPSSKLRVGDLVIVEKGQRVPADLVLLRTTEKSGACFVRTDQLDGETDWKLRLAVPATQKLESNSQLFDIKASLYVEKPQKDIHSFIGTFSRYDGYSSEESLGVDNTLWANTAVASGSALGVVVYTGQETRSLMNHSEIRSKVGLLDQEINQLTKVLFCAVIGLALVMMCLKGFNGPWYRYMFRFVLLFSYIIPISLRVNLDMGKAFYAWCIQRDKDIAGTVVRTTTIPEELGRISYLLSDKTGTLTQNIMVFKKLHLGTISYGQETFDEVTSVLKTYYPTDTENSPVKPAPSTHSGKVRRSENTRIYDAVHALALCHNVTPVYDEVNNKSSNLDSMSVQTVETGDTGSIQSQTEADQHYYLPEQKRNYQASSPDEVALVKWTEEIGLALVKRDLNSMQLKALNGQILNYTILQIFPFTSETKRMGIIVREESSSEIVFYLKGADVVMSGIVQYNDWLDEVCENMAREGLRTLVVAKKNLTEDQYLDFEARYNAARMSVSDRVSRVTAVVESLEREMELLCVTGVEDRLQDRVRPTLEQLRNAGIKIWMLTGDKLETATCIAKSSRLVSRTQGLHVFKSVVTRTDAHLELNTFRKKQDCALVISGDSLEVCLQYYEQEFLELACGSPAVVCCRCSPTQKAEVVSLIQRHTGKRTAAVGDGGNDVSMIQAADAGIGLEGLEGRQASLAADFSISQFSHLANLLLVHGRRSYKRSAALSQFVIHRGLIISTMQAVFSAVFYLSSVALYQGFLMVGYATIYTMFPVFSLVLDKDVSGKIALTYPELYKELSKGRSLSYKTFFMWVLISIYQGGVIMYGALIMFEDEFIHIVAISFSALVLTELIMVALTIRTWHHIMILAEIFSLALYLLSLVVLKDYFDAEFIKTTDFLWKVLVITLVSCMPLYILKFLRKKFSPPSYTKLS, via the exons ATGAGGCTGGAGGAGATGCCGTTGCGGCTGAGCTCCGAAGAGCGGGACTTTGAAATGGACGACGATGAGACTGACTATCTGCTGCAGCCGTCCGAGGACAGCATCAAACAACTGACATCGAGACGACGGCACATCAGCGATTGCTCCAAGTACCTGAAAAACTGCCTCTGCGG ATGTTGTACTTGGATGTGGAGAAGATGTTGCAGAGAACGGGAGTTAAGAGCCAGGGTGATCCACATTGGACAACCCATGCATGAAAAGTTTCCCACTAATGTTATAAGAAATCAAAAATACAATGTTGTTACTTTTTTGCCTTTG GTCCTCTTTCAGCAGTTTAAATTCTTCTTGAATTTATACTTTCTGCTTATGGCTATATCTCAATTTATACCAGACATAAGGATAGggtatttatacacatattgGGGACCATTGTGCTTTGTTTTAACTGTAACAATTTTCCGTGAAGGTATTGATGATTTTAGAAGATACAAGAGAGACAAGGAAGTCAatgcacaaaaatattatagattagTGAAGGGTTTTGATACACCAGAATTAGTACCAAGTTCCAAATTACGAGTTGGTGACTTG GTAATAGTAGAGAAGGGTCAAAGAGTACCAGCTGATTTAGTATTATTACGCACAACTGAAAAATCTGGTGCGTGTTTTGTGCGGACTGATCAATTGGATGGAGAAACGGATTGGAAATTACGATTAGCAGTGCCTGCAACGCAAAAATTGGAAAGCAATTcacaattatttgatattaaagcTAGTTTATATGTTGAAAAACCTCAAAAAGACATACATAGCTTTATTGGCACTTTTTCAAGG TACGATGGATATAGCAGCGAAGAAAGCTTGGGTGTGGACAATACATTATGGGCGAATACAGCTGTGGCGTCGGGTTCTGCTCTTGGTGTTGTTGTTTATACCGGCCAGGAAACACGATCTTTAATGAATCATTCGGAAATCAGATCAAAAGTTGGTTTGCTGGATCAAGAGATCAATCAATTGACAAAG GTACTATTTTGTGCAGTAATAGGACTCGCCCTTGTAATGATGTGTCTGAAAGGATTCAACGGACCTTGGTATCGTTACATGTTCCGTTTTGTTTTGCTATTTTCCTATATCATACCGATCAGTTTGAGAGTAAATCTGGATATGGGCAAGGCGTTTTACGCATGGTGCATACAAAGAGATAAAGATATCGCCGGTACAGTTGTAAGGACAACTACTATTCCGGAAGAACTCGGACGTATATCATATTTGCTGAGCGATAAGACCGGCACattaacacaaaatataatGGTATTCAAGAAGTTGCATCTGGGCACTATATCTTATGGCCAGGAAACGTTCGACGAAGTGACGTCGGTATTAAAGACTTATTATCCGACTGACACAGAAAATTCCCCGGTGAAACCGGCGCCATCGACGCACAGTGGAAAAGTTCGAAGATCCGAGAACACCCGGATTTACGACGCCGTGCACGCTTTAGCGCTGTGCCACAATGTAACTCCAGTGTACGACGAGGTAAATAACAAATCCTCGAATCTGGACTCGATGAGTGTGCAAACGGTAGAAACCGGAGACACAGGTTCCATTCAGAG TCAAACGGAAGCGgatcaacattattatttgccGGAGCAGAAGCGTAATTATCAAGCTTCAAGTCCAGACGAAGTGGCTCTGGTGAAGTGGACGGAAGAAATAGGATTGGCTCTCGTCAAACGGGATCTTAATTCGATGCAGTTGAAGGCTCTGAACGgtcaaatattgaattatactATACTGCAAATATTCCCTTTCACGTCGGAAACCAAGCGAATGGGTATAATCGTGAGGGAGGAGTCCAGCTCTGAGAttgtattttacttaaaagGTGCCGATGTTGTGATGTCTGGTATTGTACAATATAACGATTGGCTGGATGAGGTGTGTGAAAATATGGCGCGTGAAGGTCTCAGAACACTGGTTGTGGCAAAGAAAAATCTGACTGAAGACCAGTATCTTGATTTCGAAGCAAG GTACAATGCGGCGAGGATGAGCGTCAGCGATCGTGTCTCGAGAGTTACCGCGGTGGTGGAAAGTCTCGAGAGAGAAATGGAACTGTTGTGCGTGACCGGAGTCGAAGACAGGCTGCAAGACAGGGTGAGACCCACGCTGGAACAATTGAGGAACGCTGGAATAAAGATATGGATGTTAACTGGCGATAAACTGGAAACTGCGACATGTATAGCGAAATCCTCGCGCTTGGTTTCACGCACACAAGGACTGCACGTCTTCAAATCTGTCGTGACGCGCACTGACGCCCACTTGGAACTGAACACGTTTCGCAAGAAGCAAGATTGTGCCTTAGTTATCAGCGGCGATTCTCTGGAGGTGTGCTTGCAATATTATGAACAGGAATTTCTGGAACTTGCTTGCGGTTCACCCGCTGTCGTTTGCTGCCGATGTTCTCCCACGCAGAAAGCCGAAGTTGTCAGTCTTATACAGAGACACACCGGCAAGAGAACAGCAGCTGTCGGCGATGGTGGTAATGATGTCTCCATGATACAAGCTGCAGACGCTG GTATTGGTCTTGAGGGTCTTGAGGGAAGACAGGCATCGCTAGCTGCAGATTTTTCAATCTCTCAGTTTAGTCATCTcgctaatttattattagtccACGGCAGAAGAAGCTATAAACGCTCGGCTGCATTGAGTCAGTTTGTTATACACCGCGGTCTGATAATTTCCACTATGCAAGCTGTATTCTCCGCAGTCTTTTATTTGTCTTCGGTTGCCTTATATCAAGGTTTTCTTATGGTAGG atatgctacaatatatacaatgtTTCCCGTCTTTTCCTTGGTATTGGACAAAGATGTGTCGGGAAAAATTGCGCTTACCTATCCAGAGCTTTATAAAGAGCTTAGTAAGGGCCGTTCGCTGtcgtataaaacattttttatgtgggttttaataagtatatatcaAG gaGGAGTAATCATGTATGGTGCACTTATAATGTTCGAAGACGAATTCATTCATATAGTGGCCATCAGTTTTTCGGCATTAGTTTTGACAGAATTGATAATGGTTGCTTTAACGATTAGAACTTGGCATCATATAATGATACTGGCAGAAATCTTCTCTCTAgcgctttatttattatcgttgGTCGTTCTTAAGGATTACTTCG ATGCTGAATTTATTAAGACAACAGACTTCTTATGGAAAGTGTTGGTGATAACATTAGTCTCATGCATGCCGCTGTACATCTTGAAGTTTTTGAGGAAGAAGTTTTCGCCTCCTAGTTATACTAAATTATCCTAA